One window of Nymphaea colorata isolate Beijing-Zhang1983 chromosome 1, ASM883128v2, whole genome shotgun sequence genomic DNA carries:
- the LOC116245977 gene encoding pentatricopeptide repeat-containing protein At3g23020 isoform X2, with amino-acid sequence MEVSCANLDPKRGSLDFVGRRVERNLLGSSCSGYGIISKNNRKLGRGFPGFPINASSRGRSPSEYENLSSGCVFSCVKSGTKCVKSLRNKGFDSGYRSISVQCAKGGRNSSRNGKVESLHPAASEKSRRGGRDILRNPSKGKGLSYGGRIPSVLQALDDIEDLDNALKPWEASLNCKEISIILKEQWRWERALDIFGWLKEKGSYELNVIHYNIMFGILGRSHQWNNIRRLWEEMKVLGIIPTNPTYGTLIDSYSKAGLKDEALMWLDDMRSRRIKPDEVTMGIVVQTFKRAKEFEKADQFFKDWSSDASLSDTCDSLNASQKQNFQQVNSLSARSPQKFYSSYTYNTLIDTYGKAGQLQEASNLFNQMLKDGIVPNTITFNTMIHICGNHGLIEEADALLLKMEDLRCLPDARTYNILMSLHVKNQNINMVSCYFAKMKESGLKPDHVSYRTLLYAFSDRNMVEEVESVIAEMDQEGVHVDEFIQTTVMRMYIDVNMLERSWAWFERFHLGKEEMSSECYSAIIDAYGERGYLLEAEKVFHCCSDKQRLSVMEFNVMIKAYGKVKMYDKACQLIQTMESYGILPDKCTYNSLIQIFSSAGLPYKARCYISKMQEGGFVDDCVPYCAIISSFVKLGRLEKAEELFQDMVISGVKPDIVVFGILINAFAEIGSIGHVKRYFSLMYEAGFSGNSVIFNSLIKLYTKLGCLREAEEIYKLHQSSDDRPDVYSSNCMIDLYSQHSMVNDAEEIFKYLKDQGIANEFSYSMMLFLYKKVGRFSEASCIAQEMQALGLLSKTLSYNNVICLYASTGRYREAVETFSRMIESRTLPDGSTYKTLRTILIKGGVSKEAVNQLKQKQKENALCGTHAWLATLCAMVGMHDEAQQACFTMRQFSETGDAPRSMSLATGGSG; translated from the coding sequence ATGGAAGTAAGCTGTGCGAACTTAGATCCCAAAAGGGGATCGTTAGACTTTGTGGGAAGGCGAGTTGAACGTAATCTATTGGGGAGCTCGTGTTCCGGGTATGGCATAATTTCTAAGAATAACAGGAAATTGGGACGTGGCTTTCCTGGTTTTCCGATAAATGCTTCTTCTAGAGGTCGAAGTCCGTCAGAATACGAAAATTTAAGTAGCGGGTGTGTGTTTAGTTGTGTTAAATCTGGCACCAAGTGTGTAAAGTCTTTGAGAAACAAAGGTTTTGATTCTGGTTACCGTTCCATATCTGTTCAGTGTGCTAAAGGGGGCAGAAATAGTTCGAGAAATGGAAAAGTTGAATCTTTACATCCTGCTGCATCGGAGAAATCCAGGCGTGGTGGTAGAGATATTCTTAGAAACCCTTCCAAAGGCAAGGGGTTGTCTTATGGAGGACGAATTCCTTCCGTGCTGCAAGCGTTAGACGACATTGAGGATTTGGACAATGCCTTGAAGCCATGGGAAGCCAGTTTAAATTGCAAAGAAATAAGCATAATACTTAAGGAGCAATGGAGATGGGAACGTGCACTCGACATTTTTGGGTGGTTAAAGGAAAAGGGGTCCTATGAACTCAATGTTATTCATTACAATATTATGTTTGGGATTCTTGGAAGATCACATCAGTGGAATAATATTCGCAGACTTTGGGAAGAAATGAAGGTCTTGGGGATTATTCCCACTAACCCTACCTATGGTACCCTAATTGATTCTTATAGTAAAGCTGGACTGAAAGATGAAGCTCTTATGTGGCTAGATGACATGAGGAGCCGCAGGATAAAACCTGATGAAGTCACAATGGGAATTGTTGTACAAACGTTCAAAAGAGCAAAAGAGTTTGAAAAAGCAGACCAATTTTTCAAGGATTGGTCCTCAGATGCAAGTCTTAGTGATACCTGCGATAGCTTAAATGCAAGTCAAAAACAGAATTTTCAACAAGTCAATTCTCTTTCTGCACGATCGCCCCAGAAATTTTACAGCTCGTATACATATAACACTCTAATTGATACATATGGCAAAGCTGGTCAACTACAAGAGGCATCAAATTTATTCAACCAGATGCTTAAGGATGGAATAGTTCCCAACACGATTACTTTCAATACAATGATCCATATTTGTGGCAATCATGGGCTTATTGAAGAAGCAGATGCCCTTTTGTTGAAGATGGAGGATCTTAGGTGCCTTCCAGATGCAAGAACATACAACATACTCATGTCCTTGCACGTGAAGAATCAGAACATCAATATGGTCTCTTGTTACTTCGCAAAAATGAAAGAGTCTGGCCTCAAGCCTGACCATGTGAGCTACCGTACCCTCTTGTATGCATTTTCAGATAGAAACATGGTGGAAGAAGTTGAATCAGTAATTGCAGAAATGGACCAAGAGGGTGTCCATGTCGATGAATTCATACAAACAACAGTCATGAGGATGTATATAGATGTCAATATGCTTGAAAGATCATGGGCTTGGTTCGAAAGGTTTCACCTTGGCAAAGAAGAGATGAGTTCTGAATGCTATTCTGCAATTATTGATGCTTATGGTGAGCGCGGTTACCTGCTGGAAGCTGAAAAGGTATTTCATTGTTGTTCTGATAAGCAAAGATTAAGTGTTATGGAGTTCAACGTGATGATTAAGGCTTATGGCAAAGTCAAAATGTATGACAAGGCTTGTCAGTTGATCCAAACTATGGAGTCTTATGGCATCCTTCCAGACAAATGTACATATAATTCTCTGATACAGATATTTTCAAGTGCTGGACTCCCTTATAAAGCAAGATGTTACATCAGCAAAATGCAGGAGGGTGGATTTGTAGATGACTGTGTCCCATACTGTGCCATTATTTCCAGTTTCGTTAAGTTAGGTCGGTTGGAAAAAGCTGAGGAGCTTTTTCAAGATATGGTTATTTCCGGTGTGAAGCCAGATATTGTTGTGTTTGGTATACTAATAAATGCATTTGCTGAAATTGGCAGCATCGGACATGTTAAAAGATATTTCTCTCTGATGTATGAGGCAGGTTTCTCTGGAAACTcagttatttttaattctttaaTTAAGTTATACACCAAACTTGGGTGCTTAAGAGAAGCAGAGGAGATATACAAGTTGCATCAGTCATCAGATGATAGACCTGATGTGTACTCTTCCAATTGTATGATTGACTTGTATAGTCAACACTCTATGGTTAATGATGCCGAAGAAATCTTCAAGTACCTAAAAGACCAAGGAATAGCTAACGAGTTCTCTTATTCGATGATGCTTTTTCTATACAAGAAGGTTGGCAGATTCAGTGAAGCGTCTTGTATTGCTCAAGAGATGCAAGCACTTGGCCTTCTTAGTAAGACATTGAGTTATAACAACGTGATTTGCTTATATGCTTCAACTGGAAGATACAGAGAAGCTGTTGAAACATTTTCTAGAATGATTGAATCTAGAACACTGCCAGATGGTTCTACTTACAAAACACTTCGTACCATTTTGATCAAAGGAGGGGTTTCAAAAGAGGCAGTTAATCAGctgaaacagaaacaaaaggaaaatgcCTTGTGCGGCACCCATGCATGGTTGGCTACTCTTTGTGCTATGGTGGGAATGCACGATGAAGCTCAACAGGCATGCTTTACTATGAGACAGTTTTCTGAAACTGGTGATGCTCCCCGAAGTATGTCATTAGCTACGGGTGGTTCTGGGTGA
- the LOC116245977 gene encoding pentatricopeptide repeat-containing protein At3g23020 isoform X1 produces MMLYVQRCSCYHDGNAPNFVFSMEVSCANLDPKRGSLDFVGRRVERNLLGSSCSGYGIISKNNRKLGRGFPGFPINASSRGRSPSEYENLSSGCVFSCVKSGTKCVKSLRNKGFDSGYRSISVQCAKGGRNSSRNGKVESLHPAASEKSRRGGRDILRNPSKGKGLSYGGRIPSVLQALDDIEDLDNALKPWEASLNCKEISIILKEQWRWERALDIFGWLKEKGSYELNVIHYNIMFGILGRSHQWNNIRRLWEEMKVLGIIPTNPTYGTLIDSYSKAGLKDEALMWLDDMRSRRIKPDEVTMGIVVQTFKRAKEFEKADQFFKDWSSDASLSDTCDSLNASQKQNFQQVNSLSARSPQKFYSSYTYNTLIDTYGKAGQLQEASNLFNQMLKDGIVPNTITFNTMIHICGNHGLIEEADALLLKMEDLRCLPDARTYNILMSLHVKNQNINMVSCYFAKMKESGLKPDHVSYRTLLYAFSDRNMVEEVESVIAEMDQEGVHVDEFIQTTVMRMYIDVNMLERSWAWFERFHLGKEEMSSECYSAIIDAYGERGYLLEAEKVFHCCSDKQRLSVMEFNVMIKAYGKVKMYDKACQLIQTMESYGILPDKCTYNSLIQIFSSAGLPYKARCYISKMQEGGFVDDCVPYCAIISSFVKLGRLEKAEELFQDMVISGVKPDIVVFGILINAFAEIGSIGHVKRYFSLMYEAGFSGNSVIFNSLIKLYTKLGCLREAEEIYKLHQSSDDRPDVYSSNCMIDLYSQHSMVNDAEEIFKYLKDQGIANEFSYSMMLFLYKKVGRFSEASCIAQEMQALGLLSKTLSYNNVICLYASTGRYREAVETFSRMIESRTLPDGSTYKTLRTILIKGGVSKEAVNQLKQKQKENALCGTHAWLATLCAMVGMHDEAQQACFTMRQFSETGDAPRSMSLATGGSG; encoded by the coding sequence ATGATGCTATATGTGCAGAGATGTTCATGCTATCATGATGGGAATGCCCCAAATTTTGTGTTCTCTATGGAAGTAAGCTGTGCGAACTTAGATCCCAAAAGGGGATCGTTAGACTTTGTGGGAAGGCGAGTTGAACGTAATCTATTGGGGAGCTCGTGTTCCGGGTATGGCATAATTTCTAAGAATAACAGGAAATTGGGACGTGGCTTTCCTGGTTTTCCGATAAATGCTTCTTCTAGAGGTCGAAGTCCGTCAGAATACGAAAATTTAAGTAGCGGGTGTGTGTTTAGTTGTGTTAAATCTGGCACCAAGTGTGTAAAGTCTTTGAGAAACAAAGGTTTTGATTCTGGTTACCGTTCCATATCTGTTCAGTGTGCTAAAGGGGGCAGAAATAGTTCGAGAAATGGAAAAGTTGAATCTTTACATCCTGCTGCATCGGAGAAATCCAGGCGTGGTGGTAGAGATATTCTTAGAAACCCTTCCAAAGGCAAGGGGTTGTCTTATGGAGGACGAATTCCTTCCGTGCTGCAAGCGTTAGACGACATTGAGGATTTGGACAATGCCTTGAAGCCATGGGAAGCCAGTTTAAATTGCAAAGAAATAAGCATAATACTTAAGGAGCAATGGAGATGGGAACGTGCACTCGACATTTTTGGGTGGTTAAAGGAAAAGGGGTCCTATGAACTCAATGTTATTCATTACAATATTATGTTTGGGATTCTTGGAAGATCACATCAGTGGAATAATATTCGCAGACTTTGGGAAGAAATGAAGGTCTTGGGGATTATTCCCACTAACCCTACCTATGGTACCCTAATTGATTCTTATAGTAAAGCTGGACTGAAAGATGAAGCTCTTATGTGGCTAGATGACATGAGGAGCCGCAGGATAAAACCTGATGAAGTCACAATGGGAATTGTTGTACAAACGTTCAAAAGAGCAAAAGAGTTTGAAAAAGCAGACCAATTTTTCAAGGATTGGTCCTCAGATGCAAGTCTTAGTGATACCTGCGATAGCTTAAATGCAAGTCAAAAACAGAATTTTCAACAAGTCAATTCTCTTTCTGCACGATCGCCCCAGAAATTTTACAGCTCGTATACATATAACACTCTAATTGATACATATGGCAAAGCTGGTCAACTACAAGAGGCATCAAATTTATTCAACCAGATGCTTAAGGATGGAATAGTTCCCAACACGATTACTTTCAATACAATGATCCATATTTGTGGCAATCATGGGCTTATTGAAGAAGCAGATGCCCTTTTGTTGAAGATGGAGGATCTTAGGTGCCTTCCAGATGCAAGAACATACAACATACTCATGTCCTTGCACGTGAAGAATCAGAACATCAATATGGTCTCTTGTTACTTCGCAAAAATGAAAGAGTCTGGCCTCAAGCCTGACCATGTGAGCTACCGTACCCTCTTGTATGCATTTTCAGATAGAAACATGGTGGAAGAAGTTGAATCAGTAATTGCAGAAATGGACCAAGAGGGTGTCCATGTCGATGAATTCATACAAACAACAGTCATGAGGATGTATATAGATGTCAATATGCTTGAAAGATCATGGGCTTGGTTCGAAAGGTTTCACCTTGGCAAAGAAGAGATGAGTTCTGAATGCTATTCTGCAATTATTGATGCTTATGGTGAGCGCGGTTACCTGCTGGAAGCTGAAAAGGTATTTCATTGTTGTTCTGATAAGCAAAGATTAAGTGTTATGGAGTTCAACGTGATGATTAAGGCTTATGGCAAAGTCAAAATGTATGACAAGGCTTGTCAGTTGATCCAAACTATGGAGTCTTATGGCATCCTTCCAGACAAATGTACATATAATTCTCTGATACAGATATTTTCAAGTGCTGGACTCCCTTATAAAGCAAGATGTTACATCAGCAAAATGCAGGAGGGTGGATTTGTAGATGACTGTGTCCCATACTGTGCCATTATTTCCAGTTTCGTTAAGTTAGGTCGGTTGGAAAAAGCTGAGGAGCTTTTTCAAGATATGGTTATTTCCGGTGTGAAGCCAGATATTGTTGTGTTTGGTATACTAATAAATGCATTTGCTGAAATTGGCAGCATCGGACATGTTAAAAGATATTTCTCTCTGATGTATGAGGCAGGTTTCTCTGGAAACTcagttatttttaattctttaaTTAAGTTATACACCAAACTTGGGTGCTTAAGAGAAGCAGAGGAGATATACAAGTTGCATCAGTCATCAGATGATAGACCTGATGTGTACTCTTCCAATTGTATGATTGACTTGTATAGTCAACACTCTATGGTTAATGATGCCGAAGAAATCTTCAAGTACCTAAAAGACCAAGGAATAGCTAACGAGTTCTCTTATTCGATGATGCTTTTTCTATACAAGAAGGTTGGCAGATTCAGTGAAGCGTCTTGTATTGCTCAAGAGATGCAAGCACTTGGCCTTCTTAGTAAGACATTGAGTTATAACAACGTGATTTGCTTATATGCTTCAACTGGAAGATACAGAGAAGCTGTTGAAACATTTTCTAGAATGATTGAATCTAGAACACTGCCAGATGGTTCTACTTACAAAACACTTCGTACCATTTTGATCAAAGGAGGGGTTTCAAAAGAGGCAGTTAATCAGctgaaacagaaacaaaaggaaaatgcCTTGTGCGGCACCCATGCATGGTTGGCTACTCTTTGTGCTATGGTGGGAATGCACGATGAAGCTCAACAGGCATGCTTTACTATGAGACAGTTTTCTGAAACTGGTGATGCTCCCCGAAGTATGTCATTAGCTACGGGTGGTTCTGGGTGA
- the LOC116257214 gene encoding uncharacterized protein LOC116257214 — protein sequence MALSMADLPSVFSLLSNALSADPNVRKPAEATLSEFESRPGFCSSLLEIITSETVVAHTEVRLLATVYFKNSVNRYWRHRRDSYGISNEEKAYLRKKLLTDLRETNYQIALQRAVLISKIARIDYPKEWPELFSTLAQHFQSADVLISHRVYMVLFCALKELSTKRLSVDQRSFSEICSHFLEYSWGLWQRDFQTIFHRLSSLPQSSFVAAAVEGQDDLQLICERWLLCLKIIRQMILFGFPSDAKSIQVVPPVKEICPAVLKAIQSFLPYYSSFQEGNHEHLQFIKTSCYKMMKVLVLIQNTHPYSFSEEQVLSPILEFCLNKIINPEPVLLASEHFLIQCMVMVMSVVDCIHYKPIITGSVINGSVASVEERKKNLAKVVDVILKSVLTGDRIVFLCNILVRRYFLLSANDLEEWNRDPEVFHHEQDLMQTTDKLRPCAEALFITFFENHADVLGPFVVSILHEAMSGCSSTESEISPALLLKEAAYGSAGYTYYELSKYLNFKAWYEGALALELSNNHPNQRIIHRKVAWILGKWVSEIKDGLRKPVSYALMNLLQGGDLAVKLAAVRALYCLIEDDNFYELDPSDCFPICWKLCFKLFEDVQIFESKVAVLNLISLIIERLGDRVIPFANELAIFFQKLWDESAGESLLQVQLLVALKNLMIALGSRSPMCYSVVLPILRFGIDIANPDELSFLEDSVLLWEATLTQAPSMVPQLLDLFPYLVAIMERSYDHLQVAMNITECYLVLGGLEFLNVHAENLAKLLHGTVNNVNDKGMPPVLQTIETLIKCFPKDAPPLINSVLQNLMLMCLSGADDSNPSKAAVKASAGSILARIMVVNTNYLVHLVSEPSFSTVLQQVGVSLDQNILLSLVDVWLEKVDNIPFIQRKTCALALAVSLNFRESQILEKLEQIVSVCTSVIVDDDEAKDESSFAEADSIGAQNDLDSFGTRSTIEMRKRQIKESDPIKQLALENILKENLHACAAIHGESNFNSAMGRIHPSVLSQLQQALKMA from the exons ATGGCGCTGTCAATGGCCGATCTCCCCTccgtcttctccctcctctcCAATGCACTCAGCGCCGACCCCAACGTCCGTAAGCCCGCCGAGGCTACCCTCTCCGAGTTCGAAAGCCGCCCCGGTTTCTGCTCCTCTCTCTTG GAGATTATCACATCGGAAACCGTTGTTGCTCACACTGAAGTTCGCCTTCTGGCGACTGTATATTTCAAGAACAGCGTCAATCGTTACTGGAGGCACCGACGTGATTCTTA TGGTATCAGCAACGAGGAGAAGGCTTACTTGCGGAAAAAGCTTCTTACAGACTTGAGGGAAACAAATTACCAG ATTGCACTTCAAAGAGCTGTCCTTATATCAAAAATTGCTCGGATTGATTATCCAAAAGAATG GCCAGAACTCTTTTCTACTTTGGCACAACATTTTCAGTCTGCAGATGTGCTTATATCCCATAGGGTTTATATGGTTTTGTTTTGTGCACTGAAAGAGTTATCAACTAAGCGGCTCAGTGTTGATCAACGGAGTTTTTCCGAG ATATGCTCCCACTTTTTGGAATATAGCTGGGGTCTTTGGCAGAGGGATTTCCAAACCATATTTCATAggctttcttctcttcctcaaTCTTCATTTGTTGCAGCGGCAGTTGAGGGCCAAGATGATCTTCAGTTAATTTGTGAAAGATGGTTGCTgtgtttaaagataattcgtcaAATGATCCTTTTTGGATTCCCAAGTGATGCTAAATCTATTCAg GTTGTTCCACCAGTCAAGGAAATCTGTCCTGCTGTCTTGAAGGCCATTCAATCTTTTCTCCCATACT ATTCATCATTTCAGGAAGGAAATCATGAACACTTGCAGTTCATTAAGACATCCTGCTATAAAATGATGAAGGTTTTAGTCTTGATTCAGAATACTCATCCTTATTCATTTAGTGAGGAGCAAGTTCTATCACCCATACTGGAGTTCTGCTTGAACAAAATTATAAATCCTGAACCAGTCCTTCTTGCTTCGGAGCATTTTTTGATTCAATGCATGGTTATGGTTATGTCTGTTGTGGACTGTATACATTATAAACCAATTATCACCGGATCTGTCATCAATGGGAGCGTGGCTTCTGtggaggagagaaagaaaaatcttgctAAAGTTGTGGATGTTATTCTTAAGTCAGTTTTAACTGGCGACCGTATAGTATTCTTGTGCAACATCTTGGTACGAAG GTATTTCCTTCTGTCAGCAAATGACCTAGAAGAGTGGAATCGTGATCCAGAAGTCTTTCATCATGAACAGGATTTGATGCAGACAACTGACAAACTTAGGCCATGTGCTGAGGCTCTGTTCATCACTTTCTTTGAAAACCATGCTGAT GTCTTGGGCCCTTTTGTGGTCTCCATTCTTCATGAAGCTATGTCTGGCTGCTCATCAACGGAGTCTGAAATATCACCTGCATTGCTGCTTAAAGAAGCTGCATATGGTTCTGCTGGATACACATACTATGAGCTGTCAAAATACCTTAACTTCAAGGCTTG GTATGAAGGGGCTTTGGCTCTTGAACTTTCAAATAACCATCCTAATCAGCGTATTATACATAGAAAGGTTGCATGGATTTTGGGGAAATGGGTTTCAGAG ATCAAAGATGGCTTAAGGAAACCGGTGTCATATGCATTGATGAACTTGCTTCAGGGTGGAGATTTGGCTGTTAAA CTTGCAGCTGTTCGGGCTTTGTATTGCCTTATTGAGGATGACAACTTTTACGAGTTAGATCCATCCGACTGTTTCCCAATATGTTGGAAGCTGTGTTTCAAGTTATTTGAAGACGttcaaatatttgaatcaaAG GTTGCAGTTTTAAACTTAATATCATTGATCATTGAACGGCTTGGTGATCGAGTAATTCCATTTGCAAATGAGTTGGCTATCTTTTTTCAGAAG TTATGGGATGAATCAGCTGGTGAGAGTCTACTACAGGTTCAGCTATTGGTTGCTCTGAAGAATCTTATGATTGCACTTGGCTCCCGCTCACCTATGTGTTACAGCGTTGTGCTTCCCATTCTAAGATTTGGAATTGATATAGCAAATCCAGATGAACTCTCCTTTCTGGAAGACAGTGTGCTG CTATGGGAAGCCACATTGACTCAAGCACCCTCAATGGTACCTCAGCTTCTTGATCTCTTTCCTTATCTTGTGGCAATCATGGAAAGGAGCTATGATCACCTACAA GTTGCTATGAATATCACTGAATGCTACCTTGTCTTGGGTGGATTGGAGTTTCTGAATGTTCATGCCGAGAACTTGGCTAAGCTTTTACATGGTACTGTCAACAATGTCAATGACAAGGGAATGCCACCTGTACTACAAACCATTGAAACCCTTATCAAG TGTTTTCCCAAGGATGCACCTCCTTTGATCAACAGCGTTCTTCAG AATTTAATGTTAATGTGCTTGAGTGGAGCTGATGATTCCAATCCTTCTAAGGCGGCAGTAAAGGCATCTGCAGGCTCCATCCTTGCAAGGATAATGGTTGTGAACACCAACTATCTTGTACACTTGGTGTCAGAACCATCTTTCTCTACAGTACTTCAACAAGTTGGGGTTTCCTTGGATCAGAATATACTCCTTTCCTTGGTTGATGTATGGCTCGAAAAG GTTGATAACATTCCATTCATCCAAAGGAAGACTTGTGCCTTAGCTCTGGCAGTTTCTTTGAACTTTAGAGAATCCCAGATTCTTGAGAAGCTTGAACAAATAGTCAG TGTGTGTACCAGTGTAATTGTGGATGATGATGAAGCCAAGGATGAATCCAG TTTTGCTGAAGCCGATTCTATTGGGGCCCAGAATGACCTTGATTCATTTGGTACCAGATCAACCATAGAGATGAGGAAGAGACAG ATAAAAGAGTCTGATCCAATAAAGCAGTTAGCGTTGGAGAACATACTAAAAGAGAATCTTCATGCATGTGCTGCCATTCATGGTGAAtcaaactttaattcagccatGGGCAGGATACATCCATCAGTCTTATCTCAGTTGCAGCAGGCACTGAAGATGGCTTGA
- the LOC116246095 gene encoding protein DJ-1 homolog D-like: protein MGSVGQRAKRALMICGDYMEDYEAMVPFQVLQAVGVRVDAVSPNKKTGQKCVTAVHEYMGYEIYTELEGHFFTLNASFSDANLEDYDALIIPGGRFTEVICVDDDVVNMVTRFAGLGRPILTTCHSQLVLVSAGLISGKRCTAFPSLKHVVKLAGGAWVEPDPVTTAVADGNVITAIGWPAHNEILSQLLGSMGARITGAHGKSVLFVCGDYTEDYEINVVFRAFGGLGCRVDAISPGKSAGEKCVTCIQDFGIKGSEICSEQKVGHYFIITNDVERMKVADYDCIVIPGGRAPEYLAVDERVVSLVKQFSEENKIVSAIGEGQLVLAAAGLLKGKKCASSGGMRVVVGLAGGEADETSESVAHGKMVTAKGWNSLPNFISDLASVLGITVTF, encoded by the exons atgggatcGGTCGGTCAGAGAGCAAAGCGAGCGCTGATGATATGCGGAGATTACATGGAGGACTACGAAGCCATGGTGCCGTTCCAGGTGCTCCAAGCCGTTGGCGTCCGAGTCGATGCCGTATCGCCAAACAAAAAAACGGGTCAGAAGTGCGTCACGGCCGTCCACGAGTACATGGGATATGAG ATATACACGGAGCTAGAAGGTCATTTCTTCACGTTAAACGCCAGCTTCAGCGATGCTAATCTTGAGGATTATGATGCACTGATCATCCCCGGCGGCCGGTTCACGGAAGTTATCTGTGTCGATGACGATGTCGTAAACATGGTGACGCGGTTCGCCGGGCTCGGCCGGCCGATCTTGACTACGTGCCATAGCCAGCTGGTCCTGGTCTCAGCTGGCCTGATCAGTGGCAAGAGGTGCACCGCATTTCCCAGCTTGAAGCATGTGGTCAAGCTTGCAGGCGGTGCATGGGTGGAACCAGACCCAGTTACCACTGCCGTTGCTGATGGCAATGTCATAACTGCAATTGGCTGGCCGGCCCACAATGAGATACTTAGCCAACTTCTTGGCTCGATGGGAGCAAGAATCACAGGAGCTCATGGTAAATCGGTCCTCTTCGTCTGTGGG GATTACACGGAAGACTACGAGATCAATGTGGTGTTCAGGGCATTTGGAGGTTTGGGATGCAGAGTTGATGCAATAAGCCCCGGAAAGAGTGCAGGGGAAAAGTGTGTGACGTGCATTCAAGATTTTGGCATCAAAGGATCAGAAATATGCAGCGAACAAAAGGTTGGGCATTACTTCATCATCACCAACGACGTCGAAAGGATGAAGGTGGCAGATTACGATTGCATTGTGATCCCCGGAGGCAGGGCTCCTGAATACTTGGCCGTCGATGAAAGGGTTGTGTCATTGGTGAAGCAATTCTCAGAAGAGAACAAGATTGTTTCTGCAATTGGAGAGGGACAGCTTGTCTTGGCTGCTGCTGGGCTTcttaag GGGAAGAAATGTGCCAGTAGTGGTGGAATGAGAGTTGTGGTTGGGCTAGCAGGAGGGGAGGCAGATGAGACTTCTGAATCAGTGGCTCATGGGAAAATGGTTACCGCAAAGGGATGGAATTCTCTTCCGAACTTCATTTCTGACCTTGCCAGTGTTCTTGGAATCACAGTCACATTTTGA